In the genome of Zetaproteobacteria bacterium, one region contains:
- a CDS encoding aspartate carbamoyltransferase catalytic subunit, whose amino-acid sequence MEGLERARVEQLLALADSFVPLSRRPIRKAPTLRGKTIVNLFFENSTRTRTSFEIAGKRLSADVINISVSTSATQKGESLLDTARTLAAMQPHVLVVRHGIAGCCQLLADFLPGTAIVNAGDGAHEHPTQVLTDLLTLRRHLGDVAGRTITMVGDIAHSRVARSHLIAARTMGYHIRLVAPKTLLPADVERYGCTVLHDFDRALAGSDVLYMLRVQQERLVDGFAFPSIREYHEAYGLNARRLALAGDGCLVLHPGPINRGVEIATDIADGAQSRILDQVEYGVAVRMAVLTTLCGGEERG is encoded by the coding sequence ATGGAGGGGCTGGAGCGCGCCCGCGTCGAGCAGTTGCTGGCGCTGGCCGACTCCTTCGTGCCCCTCTCCCGCCGTCCGATCCGCAAGGCGCCGACGCTGCGCGGCAAGACGATCGTCAACCTCTTCTTCGAGAACTCCACCCGTACCCGCACCAGCTTCGAGATCGCCGGCAAGCGCCTCTCCGCCGATGTGATCAACATCTCTGTTTCCACCTCGGCGACCCAAAAGGGGGAGAGCCTGCTCGATACCGCCCGGACGCTGGCGGCGATGCAGCCGCATGTGCTGGTCGTCCGCCACGGGATCGCCGGCTGTTGCCAGCTGCTGGCCGACTTCCTGCCCGGGACCGCCATCGTCAACGCCGGCGACGGCGCCCACGAACACCCCACCCAGGTGTTGACCGACCTGCTCACACTGCGGCGCCATCTGGGCGATGTCGCCGGGCGGACCATCACCATGGTGGGGGATATCGCCCATTCGCGGGTGGCGCGCTCCCATCTGATCGCCGCGCGTACCATGGGCTACCACATCCGGCTGGTGGCGCCGAAGACGCTCCTGCCCGCCGATGTGGAGCGCTATGGCTGCACGGTGCTGCACGATTTCGACCGCGCGCTGGCCGGCAGCGATGTGCTCTACATGCTGCGGGTGCAGCAGGAGCGGCTGGTCGATGGTTTCGCCTTCCCTTCGATCCGGGAGTACCACGAGGCCTACGGGCTCAACGCCCGCCGGCTGGCGTTGGCCGGCGATGGCTGTCTGGTGCTCCATCCCGGGCCGATCAACCGCGGGGTGGAGATTGCCACCGATATTGCCGACGGGGCGCAGAGCCGCATCCTCGATCAGGTGGAGTATGGCGTGGCGGTGCGCATGGCGGTGCTCACCACACTCTGCGGCGGGGAGGAGAGGGGGTGA
- a CDS encoding hydantoinase B/oxoprolinase family protein has protein sequence MNAVDLSLFSARLDAICAEMGAILRRSAVSPNIRDRGDYSCALFDGTGELVAQAAHIPVHLGSMAFAMRDVVRRFDWRDGDLLLFNDPRLGGTHLPDITAVMPLCIDSTPIAFAVSRAHHADVGGLRPGSMGLCSRLEEEGVVLAPDWWWRAGEEQPAAIAPLLARARNPEERRCDLSAQRAACMAGVRRLRALHEDAPLPARFARLMAVSERYGRRGIAAIPDGCYRHEELLDDDGLGHGPLPLRVALTVSGTEATVDFTGTAPACAGPFNCPLAVTAAAVYYLFRCLMPPETPQTAAVFRPIRIIAEPGSLLHAVGDVAVAGGNVETSQRVVDLLLGALARALPGRMPAQSQGTMNNVLFGGDDWVYYETLGGGMGASPGCAGQSAVQCHMTNTANTSIELLEMHYPLRVERYAVRRGSGGAGRHRGGDGLIRSWRVLSPCALTLLSERRSSAPQGAAGGAPGAPGENLLLRDGRERRLPAKCELALRPGDLLTVATPGGGGWGAADAEEGR, from the coding sequence ATGAACGCGGTTGATCTGAGCCTCTTCTCCGCCCGGCTCGACGCCATCTGCGCCGAGATGGGGGCGATTCTGCGGCGCAGCGCCGTCTCGCCCAACATCCGCGACCGCGGCGACTACTCCTGCGCGCTGTTCGATGGCACCGGAGAGCTGGTGGCGCAGGCGGCGCACATCCCGGTCCACCTGGGCTCGATGGCCTTTGCCATGCGCGATGTGGTGCGGCGCTTCGACTGGCGCGACGGCGATCTGCTGCTGTTCAACGACCCCCGGCTGGGCGGCACCCACCTGCCGGACATCACCGCGGTGATGCCGCTCTGCATCGACAGCACGCCGATCGCCTTCGCGGTCAGCCGCGCCCACCACGCCGATGTCGGGGGCCTCCGTCCCGGCTCGATGGGGCTGTGCAGCCGGTTGGAGGAGGAGGGGGTGGTCCTCGCGCCCGACTGGTGGTGGCGGGCGGGGGAGGAGCAGCCGGCGGCGATCGCGCCGCTGCTCGCCCGGGCGCGCAACCCCGAGGAGCGACGCTGCGATCTGTCGGCGCAGCGCGCCGCCTGCATGGCCGGAGTGCGCCGGTTGCGTGCGCTGCATGAGGACGCGCCACTGCCTGCGCGCTTCGCCCGGCTGATGGCCGTCTCCGAGCGCTACGGCCGGCGGGGGATCGCCGCCATCCCCGACGGCTGCTACCGCCACGAGGAGCTGCTCGACGACGACGGCCTGGGCCACGGGCCGCTGCCGCTGCGGGTGGCGCTGACCGTCTCCGGCACGGAGGCGACGGTCGATTTCACCGGCACGGCGCCGGCCTGCGCCGGGCCGTTCAACTGCCCGCTGGCGGTGACCGCGGCGGCGGTCTACTACCTGTTTCGCTGCCTGATGCCGCCGGAGACGCCGCAGACGGCGGCGGTATTCCGCCCGATCCGCATCATCGCCGAGCCGGGGTCACTGCTGCACGCCGTCGGCGATGTGGCGGTGGCCGGCGGCAATGTCGAGACCAGCCAGCGGGTGGTCGATCTGCTGCTCGGAGCCCTGGCGCGTGCGCTGCCCGGGCGGATGCCGGCCCAGTCGCAGGGGACGATGAACAACGTCCTCTTCGGCGGCGACGACTGGGTCTACTACGAGACGCTCGGCGGCGGCATGGGGGCCTCGCCCGGCTGCGCCGGCCAGAGCGCGGTGCAGTGCCACATGACCAACACCGCCAACACCTCGATCGAGCTGCTCGAGATGCACTATCCGCTGCGGGTGGAGCGCTACGCCGTGCGGCGCGGCTCCGGTGGGGCGGGGCGCCATCGCGGCGGCGACGGGTTGATCCGCAGCTGGCGGGTGCTGTCGCCGTGTGCGCTCACGCTGCTCAGCGAGCGGCGCAGCAGCGCGCCGCAGGGGGCGGCCGGTGGGGCGCCCGGTGCGCCGGGCGAGAACCTCCTGCTGCGCGACGGCCGCGAGCGGCGACTGCCGGCCAAATGCGAGCTTGCGTTGCGGCCGGGGGATCTGCTCACCGTGGCCACCCCCGGCGGCGGCGGCTGGGGCGCGGCGGATGCGGAGGAGGGGCGATGA
- the pyrR gene encoding bifunctional pyr operon transcriptional regulator/uracil phosphoribosyltransferase PyrR — protein sequence MADPLSPEAIAAAVDRMAAAIDGDPVALIGIRRGGLLVADALAVSLCARGRRVERGSLDISFYRDDLDTIGPNPEVRASELPFDISGRTLWLVDDVLQSGRTVRAALGELFDYGRPAAIRLAVLIDRGGRQLPIQPDLVGIRHSLDGRTAIDLSRTDDGVWQARLRRIGVRRGA from the coding sequence ATGGCTGATCCGCTCTCTCCCGAGGCGATTGCGGCGGCGGTCGATCGCATGGCGGCGGCGATCGATGGCGATCCGGTGGCGCTGATCGGCATCCGTCGCGGCGGGCTGTTGGTGGCCGATGCGCTGGCAGTCTCCCTGTGCGCACGTGGTCGCCGGGTGGAGCGCGGTTCGCTTGACATCAGCTTCTACCGTGACGATCTCGACACCATCGGCCCCAATCCCGAGGTGCGGGCGAGCGAGCTCCCCTTCGACATCAGCGGGCGGACGCTGTGGCTGGTCGACGACGTGCTGCAGAGCGGCCGTACGGTGCGCGCCGCGCTGGGGGAGCTGTTCGACTACGGCCGTCCGGCGGCGATCCGTCTGGCCGTGTTGATCGACCGCGGCGGGCGGCAGCTGCCGATCCAGCCCGATCTGGTCGGCATCCGCCACTCCTTGGATGGGCGGACGGCGATCGACCTCTCCCGCACCGACGACGGGGTGTGGCAGGCGCGGTTGCGTCGGATCGGGGTGAGGCGGGGCGCGTGA
- a CDS encoding dihydroorotase, with protein sequence MRLVVVGGRIVDPASGRDEVGDLFIEDGRIVARLSAPAQRTIDATGLVVCPGLVDMHVHLREPGEEWKEDIASGSRAAVAGGVTTLCCMPNTTPRIDHAGVVRQVIERARQVGLCRIHPIAAVSVGLEGRRLTGMRELARAGAVAFSDDGMPIRHAGLMRRALEYAASFGYLIIQHAEEPELTAGGCVNEGWLSTRLGVTGMPAEGEACMVARDIMLARRSGGRYHVAHISTAEAVALVRAARAEGLAVSAEAAPHHFALTEEEVLGYNADAKMNPPLRTEADRQAVVEGLRDGTIAVIATDHAPHHEDDKRCGLACAAFGIVGLETLLPVSLSLVREGVLSLPDLIATMTINPARLLGLDAGTLAPGAAADLCIFDPDQRWRLDRDKLHSKSRNTPWHGRTMIGRVRYTLLGGRVVYPFGEMR encoded by the coding sequence ATGAGGCTGGTGGTCGTTGGCGGGCGGATCGTCGATCCGGCGAGTGGTCGCGACGAGGTGGGCGATCTGTTCATCGAGGATGGCCGCATCGTTGCGCGCCTCTCCGCACCGGCGCAGCGCACCATTGATGCGACCGGGCTGGTGGTCTGCCCCGGCCTGGTCGACATGCATGTCCACCTGCGTGAGCCGGGCGAGGAGTGGAAGGAGGATATCGCATCCGGGTCGCGCGCGGCGGTGGCCGGAGGGGTGACCACCCTCTGCTGCATGCCCAACACCACCCCCCGGATCGACCATGCGGGGGTGGTGCGGCAGGTGATCGAGCGGGCGCGCCAGGTGGGGCTCTGCCGCATCCACCCGATTGCCGCGGTCTCCGTCGGGCTGGAGGGGCGGCGGCTGACCGGGATGCGCGAGTTGGCCCGCGCCGGTGCGGTGGCCTTCTCCGACGATGGGATGCCGATCCGGCATGCCGGGTTGATGCGGCGGGCGCTGGAGTATGCCGCGAGCTTCGGCTATCTGATCATCCAGCACGCCGAGGAGCCCGAGTTGACCGCCGGCGGCTGCGTCAACGAAGGGTGGCTCTCCACCCGGTTGGGAGTGACCGGCATGCCGGCCGAGGGGGAGGCGTGCATGGTGGCGCGCGACATCATGCTCGCCCGACGCAGCGGCGGCCGCTACCACGTCGCCCACATCTCCACCGCCGAGGCGGTGGCGTTGGTGCGGGCGGCGCGTGCCGAGGGGCTGGCGGTCTCGGCCGAGGCGGCGCCGCACCACTTCGCGCTCACCGAGGAGGAGGTGCTGGGCTACAACGCCGATGCCAAGATGAATCCGCCGCTGCGCACCGAGGCCGACCGGCAGGCGGTGGTCGAGGGGTTGCGCGACGGCACCATCGCGGTGATCGCCACCGACCACGCCCCCCACCACGAGGACGACAAGCGCTGCGGGCTGGCCTGCGCCGCCTTCGGCATCGTCGGGCTGGAGACGCTGTTGCCGGTGTCGCTCTCCCTGGTGCGCGAGGGGGTGCTGTCGCTGCCCGATCTGATCGCCACCATGACCATCAATCCGGCGCGGCTGCTCGGGTTGGATGCCGGAACGCTCGCGCCGGGTGCGGCCGCCGATCTCTGCATCTTCGATCCCGATCAGCGGTGGCGGCTCGATCGCGACAAACTCCACTCGAAGAGCCGCAACACCCCGTGGCACGGGCGGACGATGATCGGCCGGGTCCGCTACACCCTGCTGGGGGGGCGGGTGGTCTACCCGTTCGGGGAGATGCGGTGA
- the ruvX gene encoding Holliday junction resolvase RuvX, whose protein sequence is MAGCAVQLPLLALDVGMRRIGVAVCDALGIGCRGIACLDRGAPDWPEQVCRRATEYRCRGIVIGLPRNMDGSSGAQAEDCRRAAGELAAVCPLPIHFQDERLSSWEAKARLFAQGYSEKRVRKLLDQTAAAVILESFLARNVAPDHG, encoded by the coding sequence ATGGCCGGGTGTGCGGTTCAACTGCCGCTGCTGGCGCTCGATGTCGGCATGCGGCGCATCGGTGTGGCGGTGTGCGATGCGCTGGGCATCGGCTGCCGCGGCATCGCCTGCCTCGATCGCGGCGCCCCCGACTGGCCCGAACAGGTGTGTCGGCGGGCGACGGAGTACCGCTGCCGCGGCATCGTCATCGGCCTGCCGCGTAACATGGACGGCAGCAGCGGCGCCCAGGCGGAGGATTGCCGGCGGGCGGCCGGGGAGCTGGCTGCGGTATGTCCGCTGCCGATCCACTTCCAGGATGAGCGCCTCTCCAGCTGGGAGGCGAAAGCCCGTCTGTTCGCCCAAGGATACAGTGAGAAGAGGGTGCGCAAGCTGCTCGATCAGACCGCGGCGGCAGTCATCCTGGAGTCCTTCCTGGCGCGGAATGTCGCCCCGGATCATGGCTGA
- a CDS encoding DUF523 domain-containing protein has product MTRGRDGVADAVVRPRLLVSACLLGEQVRYDGRRLPVDPSIARWAAAGVVVSCCPEVAGGLPVPRPAAEIAADGAVRCRDGRNVSAPFRRGAEAALALCRRHAIRLALLQERSPSCGVSRIYDGSFSGRLVAGSGVTAALLRRHGIRVFGPHQLREVAQALQSEAG; this is encoded by the coding sequence ATGACGCGCGGACGGGACGGCGTTGCCGATGCTGTCGTCCGCCCTCGGTTGCTCGTCTCCGCCTGCCTGTTGGGGGAGCAGGTGCGCTACGACGGTCGACGGCTGCCGGTCGACCCCTCTATCGCGCGATGGGCGGCGGCCGGAGTGGTGGTCTCCTGCTGTCCGGAGGTGGCCGGCGGGCTGCCGGTGCCACGGCCGGCGGCGGAGATCGCCGCCGATGGCGCCGTTCGCTGTCGGGATGGGCGCAACGTCAGCGCCCCCTTTCGCCGCGGGGCGGAGGCGGCGCTGGCGCTCTGCCGCCGCCACGCCATTCGGTTGGCACTGCTGCAGGAGCGCAGCCCGTCGTGCGGCGTCAGCCGGATCTACGACGGCAGCTTCTCCGGCCGGCTGGTGGCGGGCTCCGGGGTGACTGCGGCGCTGCTGCGCCGCCACGGGATCCGGGTCTTCGGCCCCCACCAGCTGCGGGAGGTGGCGCAGGCGCTGCAGTCGGAGGCCGGTTGA